Proteins found in one Paucidesulfovibrio longus DSM 6739 genomic segment:
- the recD2 gene encoding SF1B family DNA helicase RecD2: MPATLTAEVQSVVYHNEESGWVVARVRAKDEPGIVSIVGTLGRLTPGESLVLTGEWKTHPKFGRQLDVTSFEQARPATENGVIKYLASAAVKGIGPKIAEQLVKRFGVGVLDILDEEPERLLEVKGISKNKLKDIVASWDKQREIKNLILFLHSHGVPPTFAGRIFRLHGAQSVKRLTENPYELVYEIRGVGFRTADSMALKLGFPADSPQRVQAALVFTLFSMSERGGHLFVPRDKLLNEAGRLLEGVDFDLVERAIAALQEKKKIHVEDIPGEDESQAVYLWHFYRYEREIAQRLHALLSHPSPVSRAEVEKALPKVERELGFELTDEQREAVFGACANKAFIITGGPGTGKTTITRAVVATLKELGLKPKLAAPTGRAAKRLSEATGRTALTLHRMLQFQPDGGFQYCEDKKLKADVMLVDEASMLDAHLCLSVLRALPLTCRLVLVGDVNQLPSVGPGNVLADLIDSEVLPSARLSYIFRQAQESSIVTNAHRINAGQYPEESPYAPPRADFFWVRQDDPARVQELIVETVCERIPERYGLDPMRDVQVLTPMHKGEVGTQALNRLLQDRLNPRPALARGCEIKRGFQTFRSGDRVLQLRNNYEKEVFNGDLGWIHELDAEAGEVAVDFEGNLVYYEASELDDLTLAYAVSVHKSQGSEYPAVVVPVVTQHYIMLQRNLLYTALTRARRLAVMVGGEKAFGIGLRNVDAFKRHTRLRTRLQDLFNHN; this comes from the coding sequence ATGCCCGCCACCCTCACCGCCGAAGTCCAGTCCGTCGTCTACCACAATGAGGAGAGCGGCTGGGTCGTGGCCCGCGTCCGCGCGAAGGACGAGCCCGGCATCGTTTCCATCGTCGGCACTCTCGGACGACTGACCCCGGGAGAATCCCTCGTGCTTACGGGCGAGTGGAAGACCCACCCCAAGTTCGGCCGCCAGCTGGACGTGACCTCCTTCGAGCAGGCCCGGCCCGCCACGGAAAACGGGGTCATCAAGTATCTGGCCTCGGCCGCGGTCAAGGGCATCGGCCCCAAGATCGCGGAGCAGCTCGTGAAGCGCTTCGGCGTGGGCGTGCTCGACATCCTCGACGAGGAGCCGGAGCGCCTGCTGGAGGTCAAGGGCATAAGCAAGAACAAGCTCAAGGACATCGTCGCTTCCTGGGACAAGCAGCGGGAGATCAAGAACCTGATTCTGTTCCTGCACAGCCACGGAGTGCCCCCGACCTTTGCGGGCCGCATTTTCCGCCTGCACGGCGCGCAGTCGGTGAAGCGGCTCACGGAAAACCCTTATGAGCTTGTCTACGAGATTCGCGGTGTTGGCTTTCGCACCGCGGACAGCATGGCCCTCAAGCTCGGCTTTCCTGCGGATTCGCCGCAGCGGGTGCAGGCGGCCCTGGTCTTCACTCTTTTTTCCATGAGCGAACGGGGCGGGCATCTCTTCGTGCCCCGCGACAAGTTGCTCAACGAAGCCGGGCGGCTGCTCGAAGGCGTGGATTTCGATCTCGTGGAACGGGCCATCGCCGCGCTTCAGGAAAAGAAAAAGATCCATGTCGAGGATATCCCCGGCGAGGACGAGAGCCAGGCCGTCTATCTCTGGCATTTCTACCGCTACGAACGCGAGATCGCGCAGCGGCTGCACGCGCTGCTCTCGCACCCCTCGCCCGTGAGCCGGGCCGAGGTGGAAAAGGCCCTGCCCAAGGTGGAACGGGAGCTGGGCTTCGAGCTTACCGACGAGCAGCGCGAGGCCGTGTTCGGCGCATGCGCCAACAAGGCATTCATCATCACGGGCGGACCGGGCACAGGCAAGACCACCATTACTCGCGCCGTGGTCGCCACGCTCAAGGAGCTGGGACTCAAGCCCAAGCTGGCCGCGCCCACGGGCCGGGCCGCCAAGCGCCTTTCCGAGGCCACGGGCCGGACCGCCCTGACCCTGCACCGGATGCTCCAGTTTCAGCCGGACGGCGGGTTCCAGTATTGCGAGGACAAGAAGCTCAAGGCCGACGTGATGCTCGTGGACGAGGCCTCCATGCTCGACGCGCATCTCTGCCTGTCCGTGCTGCGGGCGCTGCCCCTGACCTGCCGCCTGGTGCTCGTGGGCGACGTGAACCAGCTGCCAAGCGTGGGACCGGGCAACGTGCTCGCCGACCTCATCGACTCCGAAGTGCTGCCCTCGGCCCGGCTTTCCTACATTTTCCGGCAGGCCCAGGAAAGCTCCATCGTGACCAACGCGCACCGCATCAACGCCGGACAGTATCCGGAGGAAAGCCCCTACGCGCCGCCGCGCGCGGATTTTTTCTGGGTCCGGCAGGACGATCCCGCCCGCGTGCAGGAGCTGATCGTGGAGACGGTCTGCGAGCGCATTCCGGAGCGCTACGGCCTGGATCCCATGCGCGACGTGCAGGTGCTCACGCCCATGCACAAGGGCGAGGTGGGCACCCAGGCCCTGAACAGGCTGCTTCAGGACCGCCTCAATCCCCGGCCTGCCCTGGCGCGCGGCTGCGAGATCAAACGCGGCTTCCAGACCTTCCGCTCAGGAGACCGCGTGCTCCAGTTGCGCAACAATTACGAGAAGGAAGTCTTCAACGGCGATTTGGGCTGGATTCACGAGCTGGATGCGGAAGCCGGGGAGGTGGCCGTGGATTTCGAAGGCAACCTCGTCTATTATGAAGCCTCGGAGCTGGACGACCTGACGCTGGCGTATGCCGTGTCCGTGCACAAGTCGCAGGGCAGCGAATAC
- a CDS encoding pyruvate ferredoxin oxidoreductase subunit gamma: protein MIEIRLHGRGGQGGVTSAELLARAAIAEGKFAQAFPSFGPERRGAPVMAFVRVDDKKIRIREKVYNPDVVLVLDPTLLDIVDVSEGLKEGGTVVVNTGQSPDELKKKYGFPKVACVDANKVALEELGVPITNTTMLGALLRATGIVEVDHMEAVIADRFGPKLGPKNYNALKRAHGETRAA from the coding sequence ATGATCGAGATCAGACTGCACGGCAGAGGCGGGCAGGGCGGCGTCACTTCGGCGGAGCTGCTGGCCCGGGCGGCCATCGCCGAGGGAAAATTCGCCCAGGCGTTCCCCAGCTTCGGACCTGAGCGGCGCGGCGCGCCGGTCATGGCCTTCGTCCGCGTGGACGACAAGAAGATCCGTATTCGTGAGAAGGTCTACAACCCCGACGTGGTCCTTGTTCTCGACCCGACGCTCCTGGACATCGTCGATGTCTCCGAGGGACTCAAGGAGGGCGGCACGGTCGTCGTCAACACCGGCCAAAGCCCGGACGAGCTGAAGAAGAAATACGGCTTCCCCAAGGTCGCCTGCGTCGACGCCAACAAGGTCGCGCTGGAGGAGCTGGGAGTGCCCATCACCAACACCACCATGCTCGGCGCGCTGCTGCGGGCCACGGGCATCGTGGAGGTGGACCACATGGAAGCCGTCATTGCGGACCGTTTCGGCCCCAAGCTCGGACCCAAGAACTACAACGCCCTCAAGCGGGCTCACGGCGAAACCCGTGCCGCCTGA
- the recR gene encoding recombination mediator RecR, which translates to MHKLPAPLREVVDQFAGLPGIGPKSALRIALTLLKMPEERARVFGRSILELRDNLCLCGECGALSESDPCALCADPDRDDAQLCLVAEWDSLLVLEEMGMFKGRYMILGGLIDPLSGTEACSLEFERLKSRLARGEVSELILALGATLESESTCSYVKNLVENGWPGVRVSRLAQGIPMGAEVKYMDKETLKQSLLHRQSL; encoded by the coding sequence GTGCACAAGCTTCCCGCTCCCCTTCGCGAGGTGGTGGACCAGTTTGCCGGGCTGCCCGGCATAGGCCCCAAGTCCGCCCTTCGCATCGCCTTGACGCTGCTGAAGATGCCTGAGGAGCGCGCCCGCGTTTTCGGGCGTTCGATTCTCGAACTGCGCGACAATCTTTGCCTTTGCGGCGAGTGCGGCGCGCTTTCCGAGAGCGACCCCTGCGCCCTCTGCGCCGACCCGGACCGCGACGACGCCCAGCTCTGCCTCGTTGCCGAGTGGGATTCGCTGCTGGTCCTGGAAGAGATGGGCATGTTCAAGGGGCGCTACATGATTCTGGGCGGCCTGATCGATCCCCTGAGCGGGACCGAGGCCTGTTCCCTGGAGTTCGAGCGCCTCAAGAGCCGGCTCGCGCGCGGCGAGGTCAGTGAGCTGATCCTGGCCCTGGGCGCGACTTTGGAATCGGAGTCCACCTGTTCCTATGTGAAGAACCTCGTGGAAAACGGCTGGCCCGGTGTTCGGGTCTCCCGACTGGCGCAGGGGATTCCCATGGGTGCGGAAGTCAAGTATATGGACAAGGAAACCCTCAAGCAGTCCCTGCTGCACCGGCAGTCGCTCTGA
- a CDS encoding YbaB/EbfC family nucleoid-associated protein gives MKGMNEMVRQAQIMQRKMAELQEQLKTRVVEAAAGGGMVRVKCTGGQELAEIAIDPSVLESGDVEMLQDLVLAAVNEGLKQAKEMVEREMGAVTGGIKIPGMF, from the coding sequence ATGAAAGGAATGAACGAGATGGTCCGTCAGGCGCAGATCATGCAGCGCAAGATGGCGGAATTGCAGGAACAGCTCAAGACCCGCGTGGTCGAGGCCGCCGCTGGAGGCGGCATGGTCCGGGTCAAATGCACGGGCGGTCAGGAATTGGCGGAAATCGCCATCGATCCCAGCGTGCTGGAAAGCGGCGACGTGGAGATGCTTCAGGATCTGGTTCTGGCCGCCGTGAACGAGGGACTCAAGCAGGCCAAGGAGATGGTCGAGCGGGAAATGGGCGCCGTCACCGGCGGGATCAAGATCCCCGGCATGTTTTAG
- the dnaX gene encoding DNA polymerase III subunit gamma/tau — MSISSLTAKHRPQTFAEVAGQQAVKTILSRAAAEDRVAPAYLFSGTRGVGKTTIARIFAKALNCVEAPTAEPCNRCHRCKQATAGVFPDVIEIDGASHNKVDDARSLKEDIGYAPLEGRYKVIIIDEAHMLTVQAFNALLKTLEEPPARVTFIMATTEVRKFPATIVSRCQHYVFQMLSQQELSAHLADILARENVQYDPGALEIIAKRGAGSVRDSMSLLGQALALGQGALREGDVRAFLGLAGQDVFFSLMQGIHDRDLVAVEQVLRGVLDQGLDLGFFLRELASCWRNMFLLRQAGESAMQLLNVSENDARSWLDWAERFHPGQIHASWQMTLEGQRRVMSSMEPAMALELLLLNLASLPDLLDLESLGGARPASPPSRPGTGGAPPAGPGGGRGMPAASRPVPGRSAAPAAAAPQYAPPRSAVNAPNPAQAAPAQASYPNGRERRPQAAAQPASGVAESGPGWQSPPGGQEPPPPGDDPEPGPGDDFTYGSDAGVSSDADSGSGAGFSAPGPQDWQSFLGYLREKNGESEFSYANLRGVRGDYREGLLTLVCPNDFVSGRLRGGSSGLAFLKTAREYFGPDVELRVRVEEGFGALTNQQRVQEIEKHPAVQRVKNAFDASVKDVSPRDRA; from the coding sequence ATGAGCATTTCCAGCCTTACCGCAAAGCACAGGCCCCAAACCTTCGCCGAAGTGGCGGGGCAGCAGGCGGTCAAGACCATCCTGTCCCGCGCCGCCGCCGAGGACCGGGTCGCCCCGGCCTATCTTTTTTCCGGCACGCGCGGCGTGGGCAAGACCACCATCGCGCGCATCTTCGCCAAGGCGCTCAACTGCGTGGAAGCCCCGACCGCCGAGCCCTGCAACCGCTGCCATCGCTGCAAGCAGGCGACCGCCGGGGTCTTCCCCGACGTCATCGAGATCGACGGCGCTTCGCACAACAAGGTGGACGACGCCCGGAGCCTCAAGGAGGACATCGGCTACGCTCCCCTGGAAGGCCGCTACAAGGTCATCATCATCGACGAAGCGCACATGCTCACCGTCCAGGCCTTCAACGCCCTGCTGAAGACCCTGGAGGAGCCGCCCGCCCGCGTGACCTTCATCATGGCCACCACCGAGGTGCGCAAGTTTCCCGCGACCATCGTCTCCCGTTGCCAGCACTACGTCTTTCAGATGCTCTCCCAACAGGAGCTTTCCGCCCACCTGGCCGACATCCTCGCCCGCGAGAACGTGCAGTACGATCCGGGGGCGCTGGAAATCATCGCCAAACGCGGAGCGGGCAGCGTGCGCGACTCCATGTCCCTGCTGGGGCAGGCGCTGGCCCTGGGACAGGGGGCGCTGCGCGAGGGGGACGTGCGCGCCTTTCTCGGCCTTGCGGGCCAGGACGTCTTTTTCTCCCTGATGCAGGGCATCCACGACCGCGATCTCGTCGCCGTGGAGCAGGTTTTGCGCGGGGTGCTCGACCAGGGCCTGGACCTGGGCTTCTTTCTGCGCGAGCTGGCTTCCTGCTGGCGCAACATGTTTTTGCTGCGGCAGGCGGGCGAATCCGCCATGCAGTTGCTGAACGTTTCCGAAAACGACGCGCGTTCCTGGCTGGACTGGGCCGAGCGTTTCCATCCCGGACAGATTCATGCCTCCTGGCAGATGACCCTGGAAGGACAGCGGCGGGTCATGAGCAGCATGGAACCCGCAATGGCCCTGGAGCTTCTGCTGCTCAACCTGGCTTCCCTGCCGGACCTGCTCGACTTGGAATCCCTGGGCGGGGCGCGCCCGGCTTCTCCTCCTTCCCGACCGGGAACCGGCGGTGCTCCGCCAGCCGGACCAGGAGGGGGGCGGGGCATGCCCGCGGCCAGCCGTCCCGTTCCCGGACGGAGCGCGGCTCCCGCCGCAGCGGCCCCGCAATACGCGCCGCCCCGATCCGCAGTGAACGCGCCGAATCCGGCGCAGGCCGCTCCTGCCCAGGCGTCCTATCCCAACGGACGGGAGCGTCGTCCCCAGGCAGCTGCGCAGCCCGCTTCCGGCGTTGCGGAATCAGGGCCGGGATGGCAGTCGCCTCCTGGCGGGCAGGAACCGCCGCCTCCGGGCGACGACCCTGAGCCCGGCCCAGGGGACGATTTTACCTACGGCTCTGATGCGGGTGTTTCGTCTGACGCGGACAGTGGCTCCGGTGCGGGCTTTTCCGCTCCCGGCCCCCAGGATTGGCAGTCTTTCCTCGGCTATCTCCGCGAGAAAAACGGGGAGAGCGAATTCAGTTACGCCAACCTGCGCGGGGTTCGCGGGGACTATCGCGAAGGATTGCTGACTCTGGTCTGTCCCAACGACTTCGTGAGCGGCAGGCTTCGCGGCGGCTCGAGCGGATTGGCATTTCTCAAGACCGCGCGTGAATATTTCGGGCCCGACGTGGAACTGCGGGTGCGTGTCGAGGAGGGCTTCGGAGCCTTGACCAACCAGCAACGCGTGCAGGAGATCGAGAAACATCCTGCCGTGCAGCGGGTCAAGAACGCCTTTGACGCATCCGTCAAGGACGTCTCGCCCCGTGACCGGGCCTAA
- a CDS encoding branched-chain amino acid transaminase, producing the protein MVQKSDKIWFDGKLVPWDEANVHVLTHALHYGTGVFEGIRAYECSNGKSAVFRLEEHMERLLDSAKIIGLKVPFDRDQLVEATVATLKANGLKAGYVRPLVFVGAGAMGVHPGQNPIQVCIATWPWGAYLGEEALEKGIRVKCSSFTRHHVNVMMTKAKSCGNYVNSVLAKTEAVADGYDEAIMLDPQGYVAEGSGENIFMVKDDVLYTPPLHNVLGGFTRDSVMTLAADLGYEVREATLGRDMLYIADEVFFTGTAAEITPIREIDRRTIGEGKAGPLAKLLQAEFFGVVKGENPDYAFWLHEYEV; encoded by the coding sequence ATGGTGCAGAAATCCGACAAAATCTGGTTCGACGGCAAGCTCGTCCCCTGGGACGAGGCCAACGTCCACGTTCTGACCCACGCCCTGCATTACGGCACCGGCGTCTTCGAGGGCATCCGGGCCTACGAGTGCTCCAACGGCAAGTCCGCCGTGTTCCGGCTGGAAGAGCATATGGAGCGTCTCCTGGACTCGGCCAAGATCATCGGCCTGAAGGTTCCGTTCGACCGCGACCAGCTTGTCGAGGCCACCGTGGCCACCCTCAAGGCCAACGGCCTCAAGGCGGGCTATGTCCGTCCCCTGGTTTTCGTTGGGGCTGGCGCCATGGGCGTTCACCCTGGCCAGAACCCCATCCAGGTCTGCATCGCGACCTGGCCCTGGGGCGCATATCTCGGCGAGGAAGCCCTGGAAAAGGGCATTCGCGTGAAGTGCTCCTCCTTCACCCGCCACCATGTCAATGTGATGATGACCAAGGCCAAGAGCTGCGGCAACTACGTCAACTCCGTGCTGGCCAAGACCGAGGCCGTGGCCGACGGGTACGACGAGGCCATCATGCTCGACCCGCAGGGCTACGTGGCCGAAGGTTCCGGCGAGAACATCTTCATGGTCAAGGACGACGTGCTCTACACTCCGCCGCTGCATAACGTGCTCGGCGGGTTCACCCGCGATTCGGTCATGACCCTGGCCGCCGACCTGGGCTACGAGGTCCGCGAGGCCACCCTGGGCCGCGACATGCTCTACATCGCGGACGAAGTCTTCTTCACCGGCACCGCCGCGGAGATCACCCCCATCCGCGAGATCGACCGCCGGACCATCGGCGAGGGCAAGGCCGGTCCGCTGGCCAAGCTGCTCCAGGCCGAGTTCTTCGGCGTGGTCAAGGGTGAGAATCCCGACTACGCCTTCTGGCTGCACGAATACGAAGTCTAA
- a CDS encoding substrate-binding periplasmic protein, with product MFCRICISLLLCACILLSGRVAFCSDLVVATLEWEPYVGSTLPENGYVGRVVREAFARAGHEVRFLFLPWVRVLDRASHGEVDAYGPEYLDPKLQDRFEFSDPFPGGPLGLFALADSEISFRTVRDLRLYTIAVVRGYVNTPEIDSADYLHKQYVTSDSLGLQMLMNHRVDLVVADKYVGRRLLSEMYPTRQAEVDFLDPPLANKPLYLCFPRSRPGHEKLLRDFNAGLRSMRDDGTLAEYRSALGE from the coding sequence ATGTTCTGCCGAATATGCATCTCCCTGCTGCTGTGCGCCTGCATTCTCCTGTCCGGGCGGGTCGCCTTCTGCTCCGACTTGGTGGTGGCCACCCTGGAATGGGAGCCGTACGTCGGGAGCACGCTGCCGGAGAACGGCTACGTGGGCCGGGTCGTCCGGGAGGCATTCGCACGCGCCGGGCATGAGGTGCGTTTTCTTTTTCTGCCCTGGGTGCGGGTGCTGGACAGGGCCAGCCATGGCGAGGTGGATGCCTATGGTCCCGAATATCTCGACCCCAAGCTGCAAGACCGGTTCGAGTTCTCAGATCCCTTTCCCGGGGGGCCGCTCGGACTTTTCGCCCTGGCCGATTCCGAAATCAGCTTTCGGACGGTGCGCGATCTGCGCCTCTATACCATCGCCGTGGTGCGCGGCTACGTGAACACTCCGGAGATCGATTCGGCCGACTATCTTCACAAGCAGTACGTGACCAGCGATTCCCTGGGGCTTCAGATGCTCATGAACCACCGGGTCGATCTCGTGGTGGCGGACAAGTACGTCGGGCGTCGGCTCCTTTCCGAAATGTATCCGACGAGGCAGGCGGAGGTGGATTTTCTCGACCCGCCCCTGGCGAACAAGCCCCTCTATCTGTGCTTCCCGCGCTCCCGTCCCGGTCACGAAAAGCTGCTCCGCGACTTCAATGCCGGGCTCCGTTCCATGCGCGACGACGGCACCCTCGCCGAGTATCGCTCCGCCTTGGGCGAGTAG
- a CDS encoding aminotransferase class I/II-fold pyridoxal phosphate-dependent enzyme produces the protein MQQFARVHRLPPYVFATVNELKHSMRKQGVDIIDLGMGNPDVPTPKPILDKLTEAAYRPGNSRYSASKGIKGLRKAITDWYRRRYDVDLDMDMETCVTMGAKEGLAHLALVMLSPGDVVLAPDPAYPIHPFASIIAGADVRRVPIGPDRDFFEDLEVAIRHTWPKPKLLIINYPHNPTTVCADIPFFERIVDFAKEHNLYVIHDLAYADFTFDGYEAPSFLQARGAKDVGVEFFSMTKSYSMAGMRVGFCCGNRDMVQALTRIKSYLDYGIYNPIQIAAACALSGDLGDDPRFTAEDMDKAVRDIMDIYKDRRDALCEGLNRAGWNVTPPKATMFLWAEIPDEFKHLGSVEFSKLLIREAEVAVSPGLGFGAYGDDHVRFAFVENRHRTNQACRNLKRFFAKG, from the coding sequence GTGCAACAATTTGCCCGGGTGCATCGCCTCCCCCCGTACGTGTTCGCCACGGTCAACGAACTGAAGCACTCCATGCGCAAGCAGGGTGTGGACATCATCGACCTCGGCATGGGCAACCCCGACGTGCCCACCCCCAAGCCCATTCTCGACAAGCTCACCGAAGCGGCTTACCGCCCCGGCAACTCCCGCTACAGCGCATCCAAGGGCATCAAGGGCCTGCGGAAGGCCATCACCGACTGGTACCGCCGCCGCTACGACGTGGACCTGGACATGGACATGGAAACCTGCGTGACCATGGGAGCCAAGGAAGGACTCGCGCACCTCGCCCTCGTCATGCTCAGCCCCGGCGACGTGGTGCTCGCGCCCGACCCGGCCTACCCCATCCATCCCTTCGCCTCGATCATCGCCGGCGCGGACGTTCGCCGCGTGCCCATCGGTCCGGACCGGGACTTCTTCGAAGATCTGGAAGTGGCCATCCGCCACACCTGGCCCAAGCCCAAGCTGCTGATCATAAACTACCCGCACAACCCGACCACGGTCTGCGCGGACATCCCCTTCTTCGAAAGGATCGTGGACTTCGCCAAAGAGCACAATCTCTACGTCATTCACGACCTCGCCTACGCGGACTTCACCTTTGACGGCTACGAGGCTCCGAGCTTCCTTCAGGCCAGGGGCGCCAAGGACGTGGGCGTGGAATTCTTCTCCATGACCAAAAGCTACTCCATGGCCGGCATGCGCGTGGGCTTCTGCTGCGGCAACCGCGACATGGTCCAGGCCCTGACCCGCATCAAGAGCTATCTCGACTACGGCATCTACAACCCGATCCAGATCGCCGCGGCCTGCGCGCTCAGCGGCGACCTCGGCGATGATCCCAGGTTCACCGCCGAAGACATGGACAAGGCCGTGCGCGACATCATGGACATCTACAAGGACCGCCGCGACGCGCTCTGCGAAGGGCTGAACCGCGCGGGCTGGAACGTGACCCCGCCCAAGGCGACCATGTTCCTCTGGGCCGAGATTCCCGACGAGTTCAAGCACCTCGGCTCCGTGGAGTTTTCCAAGCTGCTCATCCGCGAGGCCGAAGTGGCGGTTTCGCCGGGACTCGGCTTCGGCGCCTACGGCGACGACCACGTGCGCTTCGCCTTTGTGGAAAACCGCCACCGCACCAATCAGGCCTGCCGCAACCTGAAACGCTTCTTCGCCAAGGGGTAA
- a CDS encoding homoserine dehydrogenase — METVYIGLAGFGTVGSGLAKILESNGDWIERRLGKRIAIKKVLVRDLNKARAASPGPEATFTADPAELINDPDISIVVELMGGVDAARSLITSALEKRRHVVTANKHLLAEHGPELFALAARNGLGLFYEASVAGGIPTISTFREALAGDRISEVVGILNGTANYILSEMTVNGLDFNTALSQAQDLGYAESDPTLDIEGHDTAHKLVVLIRLAFGLDYPLKKLPVRGITGVTPQDITYAREFGYRIKLIAEAREVDGQIEAGVFPALVRYTYLLARVGGNYNAIRLTGNAVGPVMLHGQGAGDLPTGSAVLADIMALVRGPQEPDNTGFRNAPLAPAPILPPDQAVCMHYLRATVEDRTGVMASIAQAMADNGVSIAQAVQKGDSENGSVSVVFITHDASATAMSKVIADIDAMGFTVKPTVHYRIL; from the coding sequence ATGGAGACGGTCTATATCGGCCTCGCCGGATTCGGCACGGTGGGATCCGGCCTGGCCAAAATCCTGGAGAGCAACGGGGACTGGATCGAGCGCAGGCTCGGCAAGCGCATCGCCATCAAGAAAGTGCTGGTGCGCGACCTGAACAAGGCCCGCGCCGCTTCCCCCGGACCGGAGGCGACCTTCACCGCCGATCCGGCCGAACTGATCAACGATCCGGACATCTCCATCGTCGTGGAACTCATGGGCGGCGTCGACGCCGCCCGTTCCCTGATCACATCGGCCCTGGAAAAGCGCAGGCATGTGGTCACGGCCAACAAGCACCTGCTCGCGGAACACGGGCCGGAGCTTTTCGCCCTGGCCGCGAGAAACGGCCTCGGCCTGTTTTATGAAGCCAGCGTGGCCGGGGGCATCCCGACCATTTCCACTTTCCGGGAAGCCCTTGCGGGCGACCGCATCAGCGAGGTGGTCGGCATCCTCAACGGTACGGCCAACTACATTCTCTCCGAAATGACCGTGAACGGCCTGGACTTCAACACCGCGCTGAGCCAGGCCCAGGATCTGGGCTACGCCGAATCCGACCCGACCCTGGACATCGAAGGCCACGACACGGCCCACAAGCTCGTGGTGCTCATCCGTCTCGCCTTCGGGCTGGACTACCCCCTGAAAAAGCTGCCCGTGCGCGGCATCACGGGCGTCACGCCGCAGGACATCACCTACGCCCGCGAATTCGGCTATCGCATCAAGCTCATTGCCGAGGCCCGCGAAGTGGACGGACAGATCGAAGCGGGCGTTTTTCCGGCCCTGGTTCGCTACACCTACCTTCTGGCGCGCGTCGGCGGCAACTACAACGCCATCCGGCTCACGGGCAACGCCGTGGGACCGGTCATGCTCCACGGCCAGGGCGCGGGCGACCTGCCCACGGGATCGGCCGTGCTCGCCGACATCATGGCCCTGGTGCGCGGCCCGCAGGAACCGGACAACACGGGCTTCCGCAACGCGCCCCTGGCCCCCGCGCCGATTCTCCCGCCCGACCAGGCCGTGTGCATGCACTACCTGCGGGCCACCGTGGAGGACCGCACCGGCGTCATGGCCAGCATCGCCCAGGCCATGGCCGACAACGGCGTATCCATCGCCCAGGCCGTCCAGAAGGGAGACAGCGAAAACGGCTCGGTCTCCGTGGTCTTCATCACTCACGACGCCAGCGCCACCGCCATGAGCAAGGTCATCGCCGACATCGACGCCATGGGCTTCACGGTCAAGCCCACCGTGCATTACCGCATTCTGTAA